One window from the genome of Streptomyces sp. NBC_01476 encodes:
- a CDS encoding discoidin domain-containing protein gives MTGSPPRLSRTNPRPLIFVCVAALIATFALVILQTPARAAGTLLSQGKPVTASSTENAGTPASAAVDGNAGTRWSSAAADPQWLQVDLGATSTVSQVTLNWETAYAKAYQLQTSADGTNWTSVYSTTTATGGTQTLSVNGSGRYVRIYTTQRATQYGVSLWEFQVYGSTQTGNAACSTTNAALNKPATASSTENAGTPASAAVDGNTGTRWSSAAADPQWLQVDLGSSQNICGAQLSWEAAYAKAYQLQVSADGTNWTSAYSTTTGPGATELIDLTATGRYIRVYGTQRATQYGYSLWEFQVFTGGSGGNGGSTGGGTGGTTPPPSDGATLLSYNKPATASTYQNANSCVGCTPAKAFDEDPATRWATSDSNGWVDPGWIAVDLGATAHITKVVLQWDPAYAVAYQIQTSADGTNWTSIYSTTTGKGFKETLNVDGNGRYVRMYGTARSNGYGYSLWTFDVYGTGGNPTAPPALPPNPGNPEHLVWSDEFNGAAGTKPDTGKWSQDPGNGQNGELETYTNGDNTTMDGNGNLVIEARKEANGQYTSGRINTSDHFNFTYGHVEARIKVSGTQGLWPAFWMLGSNFKTGTPWPNSGEIDIMEHVGKVADSVYSTLHAPAYNGGNGYGSPYTVAGSDFANDFHTYAVDWDSSHMTFSVDGHAFFTADKATVESTRGPWVYDHPFYIILNNAVGGDWPGNPDATTVLPQRMLIDYVRVSQ, from the coding sequence GTGACTGGCTCCCCCCCACGTCTGTCCCGTACCAACCCCCGACCGCTGATCTTCGTCTGCGTCGCGGCGCTGATCGCGACCTTCGCACTGGTGATCCTCCAGACCCCGGCCAGGGCCGCGGGCACCCTGCTCTCCCAGGGCAAGCCGGTGACCGCCTCCTCCACCGAGAACGCCGGCACCCCCGCCTCCGCGGCCGTCGACGGCAACGCCGGCACCCGCTGGTCGTCGGCCGCCGCCGACCCGCAGTGGCTCCAGGTCGACCTCGGCGCCACCTCCACCGTCTCCCAGGTGACCCTCAACTGGGAGACGGCGTACGCGAAGGCGTACCAGCTCCAGACCTCCGCCGACGGCACCAACTGGACGAGCGTCTACTCCACCACGACGGCGACCGGTGGCACGCAGACGCTTTCCGTAAACGGTTCCGGGCGCTATGTCCGCATCTACACGACCCAGCGCGCCACCCAATACGGCGTCTCCCTCTGGGAGTTCCAGGTCTACGGCTCGACGCAGACCGGCAACGCGGCCTGCTCGACCACCAACGCCGCGCTGAACAAGCCCGCCACCGCGTCCTCCACCGAGAACGCCGGCACCCCCGCCTCGGCGGCCGTCGACGGCAACACCGGCACCCGCTGGTCGTCGGCCGCCGCAGACCCGCAGTGGCTCCAGGTCGACCTCGGCTCGTCGCAGAACATCTGCGGAGCGCAGCTGAGCTGGGAGGCCGCGTACGCGAAGGCCTACCAGCTCCAGGTCTCGGCGGACGGCACCAACTGGACCAGCGCCTACTCCACGACCACCGGCCCCGGCGCCACCGAGCTGATCGACCTCACCGCCACCGGCCGGTACATCCGGGTGTACGGCACGCAGCGCGCCACTCAGTACGGCTACTCGCTGTGGGAGTTCCAGGTCTTCACCGGCGGCTCCGGCGGCAACGGCGGCTCCACCGGCGGCGGTACGGGCGGCACCACTCCCCCGCCGTCCGACGGCGCCACCCTGCTGTCGTACAACAAGCCCGCCACCGCCTCGACCTACCAGAACGCCAACAGCTGCGTCGGCTGCACCCCGGCCAAGGCGTTCGACGAGGACCCCGCGACCCGCTGGGCCACCAGTGACTCCAACGGCTGGGTCGACCCCGGCTGGATCGCGGTCGACCTCGGCGCCACCGCGCACATCACCAAGGTCGTCCTGCAGTGGGACCCGGCCTACGCGGTCGCCTACCAGATCCAGACCTCGGCGGACGGCACCAACTGGACCAGCATCTACTCCACCACCACCGGCAAGGGCTTCAAGGAGACCCTGAACGTCGACGGCAACGGCCGTTATGTGCGGATGTACGGCACCGCCCGCAGCAACGGCTACGGCTACTCCCTGTGGACCTTCGACGTGTACGGCACTGGCGGCAACCCCACCGCCCCGCCCGCCCTGCCGCCGAACCCGGGCAACCCCGAACACCTCGTGTGGAGCGACGAGTTCAACGGAGCCGCGGGCACCAAGCCGGACACCGGCAAGTGGAGCCAGGACCCCGGCAACGGCCAGAACGGCGAGCTGGAGACCTACACCAACGGTGACAACACCACCATGGACGGCAACGGCAACCTCGTCATCGAGGCCCGCAAGGAGGCCAACGGGCAGTACACCTCGGGCCGGATCAACACCTCCGACCACTTCAACTTCACCTACGGCCATGTCGAGGCCCGGATCAAGGTCTCCGGTACGCAGGGTCTGTGGCCCGCGTTCTGGATGCTGGGCTCGAACTTCAAGACCGGCACGCCGTGGCCCAACTCCGGTGAGATCGACATCATGGAGCACGTCGGCAAGGTCGCGGACTCGGTGTACTCGACGCTGCACGCCCCGGCGTACAACGGCGGCAACGGCTACGGCTCGCCGTACACCGTGGCCGGCAGCGACTTCGCGAACGACTTCCACACCTATGCGGTCGACTGGGACTCCAGCCACATGACCTTCTCGGTGGACGGCCACGCCTTCTTCACCGCCGACAAGGCGACGGTCGAGTCGACCCGCGGCCCGTGGGTGTACGACCACCCGTTCTACATCATCCTCAACAACGCGGTGGGCGGTGACTGGCCCGGCAACCCGGACGCCACCACCGTCCTCCCGCAGCGGATGCTCATCGACTACGTGCGCGTCTCGCAGTAG
- a CDS encoding discoidin domain-containing protein, which produces MQLAWHSPFSPPPRPPGRARRRAATRRSRIAALIGFALVAALALVATPHLAGAADPVLLSQGRPATASSTENAGTPASAAVDGDAGTRWSSGFSDPQWLQVDLGSSQPISKVVLNWEAAYATSFQIQTSTDAQNWTSVYSTTTGTGGTQTLNVTGTGRYVRINGTARATAYGYSLWEFQVYGGSGGTTPTVCATTTAAVGKPATASSTENAGTPASAAFDGDPGTRWSSAAADPQWVQVDLGSSQPLCGVTLTWETAYGKAFQIQTSDNGSAWNTVYSTTTGAGGTETHNFTATGRYVRMYGTVRATQYGYSLWEFTVLTPGGTTTPPPGGGNGDCPWVNSTAPVATRVSQLLAQMTQAQKIQMLHGNGATQPYIGDMSAIPSLCIPAMGFQDGPSGVGDGLGGVTQLPAAVSSAATWDTGLQKSYGTVAGAEFKGKGADVALGPTMNIVRDPRWGRAFETYSEDPYLSAQMATASIQGIQSQGVMAQAKHVAVYNQETNRNGPADNAIVDNRTLQEIYLPAFQAAVSKGASASVMCAYSTVNGVYACQNAYLLNNALYQQAGFGGFVTSDWGGAHSTVDSANNGMTIEMPNGYFYADFLNQALANGQVSQTTLNTMVSRVLTQMFAFGLFDHAKTGDRNAVVTSPAHQATARQVAEQGSVLLKNSGVLPLSTATTKSIALLGPDGGAGVRSVGGGSATATSSGTVSPLTALQNRLGTAGTVTYNDGTDINAAVNAARTTSVAIVCVGYGENEGTDLSTIDLPGNQNQLIQQVAAVNPNTIVVLNTGSAVTMPWLGQVKGVLEEWYAGQEVGNSLAALLFGDVNPSGKLPVTFPGSLNDVPAHTPAQWPGDSTGVQYSEGLKVGYRWYDAQNIAPLFPFGFGLSYTSFSFSGLQVGALDGSGNATVSATVTNTGTRAGAEIAQLYVGDPASTGEPAKQLKGFQRVDLQPGASARVTFPVTAHDLAYWNTSGSNWTTAAGNYQIMVGDSSRNLPLTGTLNVATAMSAKTVDAAATATASVTVDNPHGMSSPAGRAVRLPVTAKASVAGQQLAFTATGLPAGLSISPAGVISGTATKAGTSTVSVTASNGHGAADTATFVWTVG; this is translated from the coding sequence ATGCAGCTCGCTTGGCACTCCCCGTTCAGCCCACCCCCACGGCCGCCGGGCCGGGCCCGGCGGCGGGCCGCGACCCGCCGCTCGCGGATCGCCGCCCTGATCGGCTTCGCCCTCGTCGCGGCCCTCGCGCTGGTCGCGACCCCGCACCTGGCCGGCGCCGCCGACCCGGTGCTGCTCTCGCAGGGCAGGCCGGCCACCGCCTCCTCCACCGAGAACGCCGGCACCCCGGCCTCCGCGGCCGTGGACGGCGACGCCGGCACCCGCTGGTCCAGCGGCTTCAGCGACCCGCAGTGGCTGCAGGTGGACCTCGGGTCCAGCCAGCCGATATCCAAGGTCGTGCTGAACTGGGAGGCGGCGTACGCCACGTCCTTCCAGATCCAGACCTCGACGGACGCGCAGAACTGGACCAGCGTCTACTCGACCACCACCGGCACCGGCGGCACCCAGACCCTCAACGTGACCGGCACCGGCCGCTATGTGCGGATCAACGGCACCGCCAGGGCGACCGCGTACGGCTACTCCCTGTGGGAGTTCCAGGTGTACGGCGGCTCCGGCGGCACCACCCCGACCGTCTGCGCCACGACCACCGCGGCCGTCGGCAAGCCCGCCACCGCCTCCTCCACCGAGAACGCCGGCACCCCGGCCTCGGCGGCCTTCGACGGCGACCCCGGCACCCGCTGGTCCAGCGCCGCCGCCGACCCGCAGTGGGTCCAGGTGGACCTCGGCAGCTCGCAGCCGCTGTGCGGGGTGACCCTCACCTGGGAGACGGCGTACGGCAAGGCGTTCCAGATCCAGACCTCCGACAACGGGTCGGCCTGGAACACCGTCTACTCCACCACCACCGGAGCGGGCGGCACCGAGACGCACAACTTCACCGCCACCGGCCGCTATGTGCGGATGTACGGCACCGTCCGGGCCACCCAGTACGGCTACTCCCTGTGGGAGTTCACCGTCCTGACCCCGGGCGGCACCACCACTCCCCCGCCGGGCGGCGGCAACGGCGACTGCCCATGGGTCAATTCGACCGCGCCGGTGGCCACCCGCGTCTCACAGCTGCTGGCGCAGATGACGCAGGCGCAGAAGATCCAGATGCTGCACGGCAACGGCGCCACCCAGCCGTACATCGGCGACATGTCGGCCATCCCGTCGCTCTGCATCCCCGCGATGGGCTTCCAGGACGGCCCGAGCGGGGTCGGTGACGGCCTCGGCGGGGTGACCCAGCTGCCGGCCGCGGTCTCCTCCGCGGCGACCTGGGACACCGGTCTGCAGAAGAGCTACGGCACGGTGGCCGGCGCCGAGTTCAAGGGGAAGGGCGCCGATGTGGCGCTCGGCCCGACGATGAACATCGTCCGCGACCCGCGCTGGGGCCGGGCCTTCGAGACGTACAGCGAAGACCCGTACCTGAGCGCCCAGATGGCGACCGCGAGCATCCAGGGCATCCAGAGCCAGGGCGTGATGGCGCAGGCCAAGCACGTGGCGGTCTACAACCAGGAGACCAACCGCAACGGGCCGGCGGACAACGCGATCGTGGACAACCGCACCTTGCAGGAGATCTATCTGCCGGCCTTCCAGGCGGCGGTCAGCAAGGGCGCGTCGGCGTCGGTGATGTGCGCCTACAGCACGGTCAACGGCGTGTACGCCTGCCAGAACGCCTACCTGCTCAACAACGCGCTCTACCAACAGGCCGGTTTCGGCGGCTTCGTCACCAGTGACTGGGGCGGCGCGCACTCCACGGTGGACTCGGCGAACAACGGCATGACGATCGAGATGCCGAACGGCTACTTCTACGCCGACTTCCTCAACCAGGCACTGGCCAACGGGCAGGTGAGCCAGACGACGCTCAACACCATGGTCAGCCGGGTGCTCACCCAGATGTTCGCCTTCGGTCTCTTCGACCACGCCAAGACCGGCGACCGCAACGCGGTGGTGACCTCGCCCGCCCACCAGGCGACAGCGCGTCAGGTCGCCGAGCAGGGCTCGGTGCTGCTGAAGAACAGCGGTGTCCTGCCGCTCTCCACCGCCACTACGAAGTCCATCGCCCTGCTGGGCCCGGACGGCGGCGCCGGTGTCCGCAGTGTCGGCGGCGGCAGCGCCACCGCGACGAGTTCGGGTACGGTCTCGCCGCTGACCGCGCTGCAGAACCGGCTCGGCACGGCCGGCACCGTCACGTACAACGACGGCACCGACATCAACGCCGCCGTCAACGCGGCCCGTACCACGAGCGTGGCGATCGTCTGCGTCGGTTACGGCGAGAACGAGGGCACCGACCTGAGCACCATCGATCTGCCGGGCAACCAGAACCAGTTGATCCAGCAGGTCGCGGCCGTCAACCCCAACACGATCGTGGTGCTCAACACCGGCTCCGCGGTCACCATGCCCTGGCTCGGCCAGGTCAAGGGCGTGCTGGAGGAGTGGTACGCGGGCCAGGAGGTCGGCAACTCCCTTGCCGCGCTGCTCTTCGGCGACGTGAACCCGTCCGGCAAGCTGCCGGTCACCTTCCCCGGCTCGCTGAACGACGTGCCCGCGCACACCCCCGCCCAGTGGCCGGGCGACAGCACGGGCGTGCAGTACAGCGAGGGCCTGAAGGTCGGCTACCGCTGGTACGACGCGCAGAACATCGCGCCGCTCTTCCCGTTCGGGTTCGGCCTGTCGTACACCTCGTTCTCCTTCTCCGGGCTGCAGGTCGGTGCGCTGGACGGGAGCGGCAACGCCACGGTGAGCGCGACCGTCACCAACACCGGCACCCGGGCAGGCGCCGAGATCGCCCAGCTGTACGTGGGTGACCCGGCCTCGACCGGGGAACCCGCCAAGCAGCTCAAGGGCTTCCAGCGGGTCGACCTCCAGCCGGGGGCGAGCGCGAGGGTCACCTTCCCGGTGACCGCGCACGACCTGGCCTACTGGAACACCAGCGGCAGCAACTGGACCACCGCCGCGGGCAATTACCAGATCATGGTCGGCGACTCGTCACGGAATCTGCCGCTCACCGGAACGCTCAACGTGGCCACCGCGATGAGCGCGAAGACGGTGGACGCGGCGGCGACCGCGACCGCGTCGGTGACGGTGGACAACCCGCACGGTATGAGCAGCCCGGCGGGCAGGGCGGTCCGGCTGCCGGTCACCGCCAAGGCGTCGGTCGCGGGTCAGCAGCTGGCCTTCACCGCCACCGGCCTGCCGGCGGGGCTGTCCATCAGCCCGGCCGGGGTGATCTCCGGCACCGCGACGAAGGCCGGGACCAGCACCGTGAGCGTGACCGCCTCCAACGGTCATGGCGCCGCGGACACGGCGACCTTCGTGTGGACGGTCGGCTGA
- a CDS encoding NADP-dependent succinic semialdehyde dehydrogenase yields MPIATVNPATGETLRTFDALGADGIEERVARAESTFRSYRLTDFATRAGLLESAADLLDKERDEIARTMTTEMGKTFAAAKAEAAKCAKAMRWYAANAERLLADELPAEADVEDSGAHRAYVRHRPLGVVLAVMPWNFPLWQVVRFAAPALMAGNVGLLKHASNVPQTALYLGDLFHRAGFPEGCFQTLLVGSDAIEHVLRDPRVAAATLTGSEGAGRAVAAIAGDEVKPTVLELGGSDPFVVMPSARDELDHAVHTAVTARVQNNGQSCIAAKRFIVHEDIYDDFAAAFSRAMSALVVGDPMDHSTDIGPLSTEQGRADLEELVEDARAKGATVLCGARRPKALPPGWFYEPTVLTDVTEAMRIHREEAFGPVATLYRVPDLDAAVALANDSPFGLSSNVWTRDTDEQQRFVRDLQAGGVFFNGMTASHPALPFGGIKRSGYGRELSGQGIKAFCNVTTVWYGR; encoded by the coding sequence ATGCCCATCGCCACCGTGAACCCCGCGACCGGGGAGACCCTGCGGACCTTCGACGCGCTCGGGGCGGACGGGATCGAGGAACGGGTCGCCCGGGCCGAGAGCACGTTCCGGAGCTACCGCCTGACCGACTTCGCCACCCGCGCCGGGCTGCTCGAATCCGCCGCCGACCTGCTGGACAAGGAGCGGGACGAGATCGCCCGCACCATGACCACCGAGATGGGCAAGACCTTCGCCGCGGCCAAGGCGGAAGCCGCCAAGTGCGCCAAGGCGATGCGCTGGTACGCGGCCAACGCCGAGCGGCTGCTGGCCGACGAGCTCCCCGCCGAGGCCGACGTCGAGGACAGCGGCGCGCACCGCGCGTACGTGCGCCACCGCCCGCTGGGTGTCGTGCTGGCCGTCATGCCGTGGAACTTCCCGCTCTGGCAGGTGGTCAGGTTCGCCGCCCCTGCCCTGATGGCCGGGAACGTCGGCCTGCTCAAGCACGCCTCCAATGTCCCGCAGACCGCCCTCTACCTGGGTGACCTCTTCCACCGGGCGGGCTTCCCCGAGGGCTGCTTCCAGACCCTGCTGGTCGGCTCCGACGCCATCGAGCACGTGCTCCGCGACCCCCGGGTGGCCGCCGCGACGCTCACCGGCAGCGAGGGCGCGGGCCGCGCGGTCGCCGCGATCGCCGGCGACGAGGTCAAACCGACCGTGCTGGAGCTGGGCGGCAGCGACCCCTTCGTGGTGATGCCCTCCGCCCGCGACGAGCTGGACCACGCGGTGCACACCGCGGTCACCGCCCGGGTGCAGAACAACGGCCAGTCGTGCATCGCCGCCAAGCGGTTCATCGTGCACGAGGACATCTACGACGACTTCGCCGCCGCCTTCAGCCGTGCGATGAGCGCGCTGGTGGTCGGCGACCCGATGGACCACTCCACCGACATCGGCCCGCTCTCCACCGAGCAGGGCCGCGCCGACCTGGAGGAACTCGTCGAGGACGCGCGCGCCAAGGGCGCCACCGTGCTGTGCGGGGCCCGCCGCCCGAAGGCGCTGCCGCCGGGCTGGTTCTACGAGCCGACCGTGCTCACCGACGTCACCGAGGCGATGCGGATCCACCGCGAGGAGGCGTTCGGCCCGGTCGCCACGCTCTACCGGGTGCCGGACCTGGACGCGGCGGTGGCGCTCGCCAACGACTCGCCCTTCGGCCTGAGTTCCAACGTCTGGACCCGGGACACCGACGAGCAGCAGCGCTTCGTCCGCGACCTGCAGGCCGGCGGCGTCTTCTTCAACGGGATGACCGCCTCGCACCCTGCCCTCCCGTTCGGCGGCATCAAGCGCTCCGGCTACGGCCGTGAACTCTCCGGCCAGGGCATCAAGGCGTTCTGCAACGTCACCACGGTCTGGTACGGCCGCTGA
- a CDS encoding hydrolase has protein sequence MPGPRMPRSRVLIGAAAALGVLALGAAGVATGSAQAAPAAPAHRVLFDNTKAETAGNADWIISTSQPDPLGQDSSPSSETDWTGALSSWGVALQKTGGYQLNTLPSGKTITYGSSGAQDLSNFDTFVLTEPNVKLSAAEKTAVMKFVQAGGGLFLISDHNNSDRNNDGCDSPCVINDLLTNNGVDNTDPFGFSVDLKDISTDNPRAISSSSDPVLHGPFGTVTGSILRDGTTFTLKPNDNPNVKGLLYTAGSSGNSGAFFVTSTFGSGRVAIWGDSSPVDDGTGQSGNTLYDGWNDPAGTDAALALNATAWLAGSGSGGTTTGGTTTGGTTTGGGGGSCTDAQLLANPGFESGASSWSASSGVINNSSSEAAHSGSYKAWLDGYGKATTDTLSQSVTIGSGCAATLSFWLHIDTAETGSTVYDTLKAQVLNSSGTVLSTLATYSNVNAASGFTQRSFDLGAYAGQTVTVKFTGVEGSKLQTSFVVDDVALNVS, from the coding sequence ATGCCTGGTCCCCGTATGCCCCGCAGCCGCGTGCTGATCGGCGCGGCCGCCGCGCTGGGCGTGCTCGCCCTGGGCGCCGCCGGTGTCGCCACCGGCAGTGCGCAGGCCGCGCCCGCCGCACCGGCGCACCGCGTGCTCTTCGACAACACCAAGGCCGAAACGGCCGGCAACGCCGACTGGATCATCAGCACCAGCCAGCCCGACCCGCTCGGCCAGGACTCCAGCCCCAGCTCGGAGACCGACTGGACCGGCGCCCTGTCCTCGTGGGGCGTGGCCCTGCAGAAGACCGGCGGGTACCAGCTGAACACCCTGCCGTCGGGGAAGACCATCACCTACGGCTCGTCCGGCGCACAGGACCTGAGCAACTTCGACACCTTCGTGCTGACCGAGCCCAACGTGAAGCTCAGCGCCGCGGAGAAGACCGCGGTGATGAAGTTCGTGCAGGCCGGCGGCGGCCTCTTCCTGATCTCCGACCACAACAACAGCGACCGCAACAACGACGGCTGCGACTCGCCGTGCGTCATCAACGACCTGCTCACCAACAACGGCGTCGACAACACCGACCCGTTCGGCTTCTCCGTCGACCTCAAGGACATCAGCACCGACAACCCCCGTGCCATCAGCAGCAGTTCCGACCCGGTACTGCACGGCCCGTTCGGCACCGTCACCGGCAGCATCCTGCGCGACGGCACCACCTTCACCCTCAAGCCGAACGACAACCCGAACGTCAAGGGCCTGCTCTACACCGCCGGCAGCTCGGGCAACTCCGGGGCGTTCTTCGTCACCAGCACCTTCGGCAGCGGCCGGGTGGCCATCTGGGGCGACAGCTCACCGGTCGACGACGGCACCGGCCAGTCCGGCAACACGCTCTACGACGGCTGGAACGACCCGGCCGGCACGGACGCGGCGCTCGCGCTGAACGCCACCGCGTGGCTGGCCGGCAGCGGCTCCGGCGGCACCACAACCGGCGGCACCACAACCGGCGGGACCACCACCGGCGGCGGTGGCGGCAGCTGCACGGACGCCCAGCTCCTGGCCAACCCCGGCTTCGAGTCCGGTGCCTCCTCCTGGTCCGCCTCCAGCGGAGTGATCAACAACTCCAGCAGCGAAGCGGCGCACAGCGGTTCGTACAAGGCGTGGCTCGACGGCTACGGCAAGGCGACCACCGACACGCTCTCCCAGTCGGTGACCATCGGCTCCGGCTGCGCCGCGACCTTGAGCTTCTGGCTGCACATCGACACCGCCGAGACCGGTTCGACGGTGTACGACACACTCAAGGCGCAGGTGCTGAACTCCTCCGGCACGGTACTGAGCACCCTGGCCACGTACTCGAACGTGAACGCCGCCTCCGGCTTCACCCAGCGCAGCTTCGATCTGGGCGCGTACGCCGGGCAGACGGTGACGGTCAAGTTCACCGGGGTGGAGGGCTCCAAGCTGCAGACGTCCTTCGTGGTGGACGACGTGGCGCTCAACGTCAGCTGA
- a CDS encoding SpoIIE family protein phosphatase, which produces MAPPQHSLRGRPYDPRLDPPGGRKGGRITASRIGPGERLAINGLGSFDWDLDQGTFDLDQAGLAVFDLRPEEYDRSPESLVLRVTPEEGARLDSAVRKALQSGRRSYGGYFQVTRRDGIKQWTYTQGTILRDERGNAYRIVGIVRDATDELAHAPLGGGLPPGPERRTLPSILRWTTEALSHAVTVEDVTAVLTGAGGLERFGAEGLALGLVEGLTLRFVAAAGYSVGGLDTLPPRRLSEPLPLTTTVMTQRPLYSTDFDQLRKRFPLLGPYREWTGMSSAAFLPLIAQGRSIGGLALFYGSREGFSREDRELAESLAGILAQSLQRAILFDQEREFATGLQESMLPRHIPRFESAEIAVRYHAAWGGREVGGDWYDVVALPQNRVGLVVGDVQGHDTHAAAVMGQLRIALRAYAAEGHPPSTVLARASLFLAELDTDRFATCDYAQLDLNTGTIWAARAGHLGPLIRHTDGRTGWPNVRGGLPLGLATVLDLQEFPETRLDLVPGETMVFCTDGMVEERGVDITIGMEALAEAVHNGPQHAEQLADHLADSLWERWGSDDDVALLIVRRSPDPGTERAPRMHAYVHQADPEGLADARDALRQALRDWQLSDLADDVELAAGELLVNVLLHTEGGAVLTLEVLPEPVRRVRLSVQDRSSVWPRRRSPGEAATSGRGLLMIDAMAVRWGVEPRGEGKAVWCEFGPTEQ; this is translated from the coding sequence ATGGCACCTCCTCAGCACTCGCTGCGCGGCCGTCCCTACGATCCCCGGCTCGACCCGCCCGGGGGGCGCAAGGGCGGGCGGATCACCGCGTCGCGGATCGGCCCCGGCGAGCGGCTCGCCATCAACGGACTGGGCAGCTTCGACTGGGACCTCGACCAGGGCACCTTCGACCTGGACCAGGCCGGGCTCGCCGTCTTCGACCTGCGCCCGGAGGAGTACGACCGCAGCCCCGAGTCCCTGGTGCTGCGGGTGACCCCCGAGGAGGGCGCCCGGCTGGACAGCGCGGTGCGCAAGGCGCTCCAGTCGGGACGGCGCAGCTACGGCGGGTACTTCCAGGTCACCCGGCGTGACGGCATCAAGCAGTGGACGTACACCCAGGGCACGATCCTGCGCGACGAGCGGGGCAACGCGTACCGGATCGTGGGCATCGTCCGGGACGCCACCGACGAACTCGCCCACGCCCCGCTGGGCGGCGGTCTCCCGCCGGGGCCGGAGCGGCGCACCCTGCCGTCCATCCTGCGGTGGACCACCGAAGCGCTGTCGCACGCGGTCACTGTGGAGGACGTCACCGCCGTGCTCACCGGAGCCGGCGGGCTGGAGCGGTTCGGCGCCGAAGGACTCGCCCTGGGGCTGGTCGAGGGCCTCACCTTGAGGTTCGTGGCGGCGGCCGGCTACTCGGTGGGCGGCCTCGATACGCTTCCGCCCCGCCGGCTCAGCGAGCCGCTGCCGCTGACCACCACCGTGATGACGCAGCGGCCGCTGTACTCCACCGACTTCGACCAGCTGCGGAAGCGCTTTCCGCTGCTGGGCCCCTACCGGGAGTGGACCGGCATGTCCTCCGCCGCCTTCCTGCCGCTGATCGCCCAGGGCCGCTCGATCGGGGGCCTGGCGCTGTTCTACGGCAGCCGCGAGGGCTTCAGCCGCGAGGACCGGGAGCTGGCCGAGTCGCTGGCCGGCATCCTCGCCCAGTCCTTGCAGCGGGCGATCCTCTTCGACCAGGAGCGGGAGTTCGCCACCGGGCTGCAGGAGTCGATGCTGCCCCGGCACATCCCGCGCTTCGAGAGCGCCGAGATCGCGGTCCGCTACCACGCCGCCTGGGGCGGCCGGGAGGTCGGCGGCGACTGGTACGACGTGGTGGCGCTGCCGCAGAACCGGGTCGGCCTGGTCGTCGGCGACGTGCAGGGACACGACACGCACGCGGCGGCTGTGATGGGCCAGCTGCGGATCGCGCTGCGGGCGTACGCCGCCGAGGGCCATCCGCCGTCCACCGTGCTGGCCCGGGCCTCGCTCTTCCTGGCGGAACTCGACACCGATCGCTTCGCGACCTGCGACTACGCCCAGCTCGACCTGAACACCGGCACCATCTGGGCGGCGCGGGCCGGACACCTCGGGCCGCTGATCCGGCACACCGACGGCCGTACCGGCTGGCCCAACGTCCGCGGCGGCCTGCCGCTGGGCCTGGCCACCGTCCTTGATCTGCAGGAGTTCCCCGAGACCCGGCTCGACCTGGTGCCCGGCGAGACGATGGTGTTCTGCACCGACGGCATGGTCGAGGAGCGCGGTGTGGACATCACCATCGGCATGGAGGCGCTCGCCGAGGCCGTCCACAACGGCCCCCAGCACGCGGAGCAGTTGGCCGACCACCTCGCCGACAGCCTCTGGGAGCGCTGGGGTTCGGACGACGACGTGGCCCTGCTGATCGTCCGCAGGTCGCCCGACCCCGGCACCGAACGTGCGCCGCGGATGCACGCTTACGTACACCAGGCCGACCCCGAGGGTCTGGCCGATGCCCGTGATGCGCTGCGTCAGGCGCTGCGCGACTGGCAGCTGTCCGATCTCGCCGACGACGTCGAACTCGCCGCGGGGGAACTGCTGGTGAATGTGCTGCTGCACACCGAGGGCGGCGCTGTGCTCACCTTGGAGGTGCTGCCGGAGCCCGTCCGCCGGGTGCGGCTGTCGGTGCAGGACCGCTCCAGCGTGTGGCCGCGCCGCCGGTCGCCCGGCGAGGCGGCCACCTCGGGCCGCGGACTGCTGATGATCGACGCGATGGCGGTGCGCTGGGGGGTCGAACCGCGCGGCGAAGGCAAGGCCGTCTGGTGCGAGTTCGGCCCCACGGAGCAGTGA